In Podospora pseudopauciseta strain CBS 411.78 chromosome 2 map unlocalized CBS411.78m_2, whole genome shotgun sequence, the genomic stretch CGCCGCGCGGCTCTACTATCTGTCTGCGGGACTCACGATCGCTTCTCGGTTCGGGCCATTTTCAACGTTGAATACTGGGGACAGGGATAGGGCCATCACCAAATGTGACGCGGGTTTGACGGGTTATCGctttggttggttggcttaCCCAAGCCAAAGCTCGAGTCAGAGCCAGTCACGGCCCTCTCAAAGGACAAGGGGAGTCAATCAGAGACAAGACAGGATGGTTTTGGGGATTGAGTCAACAAGGGTATTGACTCGTTGAATGGCCGAGGATTGTGATGATATATCGCGGGCGATACTCTATTGTTACCTATCTTGGTTTGTAAAGCAATAAACTCGTCTTGTTGCACAACGCAGGGCAAAAAATTCAGGTGCCGTAATCAGCGCCGAATGCTAAACTACCAAGTTCATACTTTGATTCAGAAAAGATCGAAGACTGCCATGAGCGGATCTTTCCCTGCCCAGACTGGGTCTCCCTTGGCCTCGACCAAGGACGAGTCTCCCTCGTCCAAGGATAAATCTTCCTCGACCAAAACCCGATCTTCCTCCAGTGCATTTCCAAGCGAGTTTTCCTCCAGCGGATTTTTGAGCGAAGATTCCGTTACCCAAAGCGGTCCTCGGACTTGCGTGCCTGGCCGTGAGTCCACGCTCGAGAAAAGAATATTGCGTAAAATCAGACAGCACAACGACCGAGGCGACACCGATGCCCAGATCCTCGTCAATTTTGTCATCGATTTTGACCATGATCAGTATATCAAAAGCCACAAGAAGGGCGCGGACACCAACTTGAACTGGGCTTACACACCCACAGGCTTCAGGAACATTGTCCAGGCATCAACAGCGCTCGACTACATGAGCCAGACATGGCCCCAAACAGGCGCCCGACTGTACAGCTATCTAGACTTGCGCTTACGTCAATCTTCGTACCACAGATTTCGTGTGCAGTTCGCTGGAAATGGGGGTGCAAACATCACCGTGCACCTCGACAAGAAAACACCAGACCTTGAAGCGGAAACATGCCATCTATCCATCACAGCCAGTGGTCACCAAAACCTTGTAGCCTCGGTGGCTAGCCAAATCGCTTGGTTCTGTGGCGTGTTCAGAAAATCGCCCGAATATGGTCTCATCTACTGCAAACCGACGGTCAGTGAGACGCTTCATTTTGATTCTTCGGACTCGTCGAGCGATGACAGCATGAGATTTAACATTGGTTACATCGACACGCCCATCGACGGGTCCGACCTTGACGTGCCACGAACCTGCTGGAATGGCCTGTTTATTGACCAACCTCATACTCGGTTGTGTGCGGATACCCAATCCGTGTTCAGCCAGGGTATGCGTTCAACTCAACAAGCGTGCCTTTGACGGGGTTGGAGATTACGAGGAAGATCATCATGAGGATTCGTGAGGACGAGACGCCGGTTGAGAGGCCTCAGAACCTGGCAACCACGCCGGTTGTTGTTCATGGGAagtgtttttttctttatctcCAAGGTGTTGAACAAGGGAGTGGTGTTTTGGCATTTGGAGCGGCGGTATGATCATGAGGGGTCTGAGTTTAGGCTTGATAACTTGCCTCGTCCGGAGGTGAGCAGTGACTTCGACTTTGACCGGCTAGAGAATTACAGCACTTCATTGGGGGGGAGTGCGGGGTGAGGAAGCTTTTGGTCATTGAGGGGCGGTTGCAGGAGGGCTTTACTTGCCCCAATTGATAGGGATAACTTAGAGGGTAGAATTGGTCCCGGGGAGTAGGTACAAAGGTTGTATTCCTATCATATTTTGTCGCCTTCTCCGTGGCACTTCCAAAGCACGTTCTATGGAAAACAAATCATTCAACAGGTTGAGGATCGGTTCCTCATGCTAATGATTCAACAATGAGTAACGCTGTTATCCCATCAGACTCAGGGCCGACCTTACAAAGCATATCATTCGACACACAATTTACATTGGCATCTGTTGATTGCTGGTCTGACTCACTCAGTGATGTGATGTTTTCCGTCGCATTTCCAAATGGATGAAATGGGTGCCAACAGAAAGATTGGCTTCCCCTGCATACTTTCCAGTGTTGTTCCAAATCAGTGTCCCCATTTGAACTCGACTATTCATTGTATCAAACATTTTCCCCATCAATGAGCAAAGAAGCCAGAGTTCAGCATGGTGACTCTATTCTGGCTACCCGGCGAAAAGGTCTCCGAGGTAGAAACAAAAATAGGTGACGCAATAACAAACCGTCTATCTCGCGAAGATTTCTACGAAGCAAAGATTTCACACTatgccatctccatctcctggAAACCTCTCATCTCGTATCCCAACAATGATCGACCCGCAAACCGTTTAAGCCACGCATGCGCCCTCGCCGGTTACCGCAACAACGTCCAAGCAGCCTCTTCACTCCAGTACATGACACAAACCTGGCCCGACAGAGGACCAGAGGTCTACCACTTCCTTGCTGAAGCTTTGAGCATCAACAACCCTTCAATGACACCACCCACTAATCCAGTAGGGATTAAACCCTCACATTATGCAACCCTCCAAGCACCCGGTGGGTCGGATATTGTCCTTGACTTGACTGAACACCCCGGCGGTCCAGGCCCGTTCATTAAACCCCCATCTCATCATTGGAATCCACAACGCCGAACCGGAGATTATCGCTGAGATAGCCAGCTAATTAGCTTGGTTTTGCGGAGTGTTGAAGAGGTCGAAGGTCATGAACTCGATTTACTACCGTATGCCCAACGCTAAAGGGTTCGAGTTAGAAAACACTGGTGCAGGCCTCAGAGGCAACTGCAAGATTTACTATTATTCCGTCTCTTCtaagcaccaccgccatcccaAACCGTGCTGGCAGGCGCTGTTCACGACGGGGACACAGCCGTACCCTGGAGTTTTAACTGGATACCCGATCAGGACATTGCCGGATTATGTCCTTCCCAACACACCCAAGACAGGCCTTGAGTTGatgtgggggttgttggcgaggtttcttggtggggaggaagagcaaCCCCGTAGGCCGAGTAGTagggaggagttggtgaAAACGCCGATTGTGTTGAAGGGGCTGCAGTTTTATGCTTTGTTCTgtgattttgaggagggggagggtgtacTGGCATTTGATACAGGATAATGGCATCAAGAGGCCGACAAGCTTTGGGAGTGATCCTAACAATCTGCCCAAGCCGTTGTATGTGGATGATGGTTTGGTGTGGAGGACGGGGAGTTGGAAAAGTGTCGGCATGTTTGTTGGGAGTGAGTGTGGGGGGTATCATCAGTGTGTTGTTAAGGAACCGGGGCCTTTTTAGGTGGTTCCGGCTCCGGTGGGAAAATCAGGTAGGTAAGGTGGGCAAGGGAAGTTTTGCTTTTGTGAGGGATCTCGCAGGTAGTCATAGCAACAAAGACAGGTCAGTCCAGTTTCTACGAAGAGATCACCCATTTCCACATTCGAACTGCTTTTAATGCCTAGACTTGTGAATGGACCTGGTTGAACTGAAATCGCGCTGTTATCCTCGACAATGTCTCCAAAGTACCCGAAAAACAAAGTCCCTACCTTCTAGCCCTCTTCTCCGCGATGTCTTCAGTCTCATCATCGCTATCCCATGCCCTCTTACCCGCCTCAGACTCATGTCGGCCTACATGGTTAATGAACCGGTTGTTTACATGACTGTACATCCCAAATGATGACTGTCCCAACGAGCCAGACCAAAACGAATGTCTCCCCAACTGAGTATGTCCTCTCTGATCGAAGGGCGATAAGTACGTGTCTGATGCCATGTCAGCAGGCCCAAACAAAGAAAGATCAGCTGGTTGCTTCCCAGTGCCACTCTGCGATCGTGACCCCAAACTTGAGCCAAGACCACTATCTTGAAACAGAGCTTCCACTTCGTCAACATTATCTCCAGGGTCCCCGCACAACCGTGATGCTCTTTCCCAGGTAAGCTGGCGGTCAACTGTGGATCATCACTCTCCGGCTTGGCACGTCCGGACGGCCGAGCCATTCTCCGCCAACGGGCCGCCGGGACCCCACAGTTCTAAATCCGCTTAGCTCCGAGCGCCGCAATCCTGCATCATGCATCAACCACAGCGGTCAAGAACCCACCTCACCGTCGTCTCGAACTGACCAACCGATCTCAATCGCCAGCTCGGCCATCACTTGAGGTGACTCAGACTACCATCCGCCCTTCAATTGAGCATTAAATACTTGCATGCTCCATTTTATCTTGGTCGATTGCTTTTAACCTGTGGACACACAAAGCCGTTAGCGGATTACACCATCGTCCCCGCCAGGCCCGCCACAGCCGTTGCGGTCATCGGCTCCCCGCGTCTCTCAACTCCAAGCCTCATCGCTTCCACCGTTTCACAACCATCCTCACAAGATGTCTTCCAGtcacccaccacaaccgGCAGCGTCTGCCCTTTCCGCCGACGGCCTCAACGTTCTTTCACCAGCGCCAATACGAACCGAAACTAGCCCTCTGCTCCCCAAGCCGCCATCagcttcctcatcctcctcagaaGCTGTCAGCGAGGCCGGCACCGAAACAGAAGAATCCACACTCATAGCCCAGCCCCTCTCTCCTGCCAGGCTCTACATAACTCTCACCTCATCCTACCTGGGCGTCTTCCTCGGCGCAGTGGACGCCTCTATCATTGTCACTTTGTCTGGACCCATCGCCTCAGAGTTCCAGTCCCTGTCACTGTTATCATGGCTTGCGGCATCATACCTCATCGCCAATGCTGCTTGTCAGCCCCTGTCGGGTAGACTCACCGATATCTTTGGTCGTGGGCCGGGACTCGTCTTCTCCAACTTGATGTTCGGCCTTGGTAACCTCATTTGTGGGTTGGCAAAGAATGAACAGCAAATCATCCTCGGACGAGTCATCTCTGGAGTGGGAGGCGGTGGGCTCATGAGCATCAGCACTTTCCTTGCCACGGATCTGGTTCCATTGAAGAAAAGAGGCGTGGTGCAAGGGCTGGGGAACATTGCTTATGGCACAGGCGCTATGCTGGGTGGCGTATTTGGCGGCTTCATCAACGACACTTCGTcctggggttggaggttggctTTTTTGATCCAGGTCCCGATCATTGCTGTCAGTGGTGGATTGGTGGCTTATTTGGTGAGGGTGCCGCCCAAGGTATCCAACAAGAGCTTGATCTCGAGGATCGACTTCCTGGGTGCCTTCTTTATCGTCGGGTTCTTGGTCTTGACGCTGCTCGGGCTTAATGCCGGCGGGAATTTGGTCAGGTGGACGGATCCATTGGTCTTGACGAGCATTCCGCTGGGTGTCGCAATGCTCTTTGccttggtgtggtgggaAGGCAGGGTGAAGCAACCGATTATCCCGGTGAAGCTATTGGTTGAAAGGACTGTTGCTGCAGCGTGTATCACGAATTTTTGCAGGTATGTATCCCCCGATCTTTCTTGAAGACAAGAAAACTGACGATCCCAGctcgatggtgatgatgatgaccatGTTCTATGTTCCACTGTATCTCCAGGTCCTTGGCTACACCCCCACACAATCCGCATATCGCATCCTCGCATCTTCGGTCGGCGTCTCGTTCGCGTCGGTCGGCAGCGGGTTGATCATGAAGCAAACTGGCAAGTATGTCGGCCTGGGCATAATTGTCTTGTCAGTGTACACGATCGCCATTGCTCTCAACACATTGCTGGACCAGTACACGCCACCTTGGATCCCGTTTGTTTCCATGACCCTCCACGGTGCTGGATACGGTGCTATGCTTACTGTTACCCTCCTTGGCTgtattgctgctgttgaacACTCGCAGCAGGCCGTGATCACGAGCGCTACGTATGCCTTCCGGTCAGTAGGCACCACGCTCGGCATCACTGTCGCGTCGGCCGTCTATCAGAACATCCTGAAGGCAAAGCTGTGGGAAAGATTCGGTGACCTGCCCGGTGCGGCTGAGGAGAT encodes the following:
- a CDS encoding uncharacterized protein (EggNog:ENOG503NUY9; COG:U) — protein: MSSSHPPQPAASALSADGLNVLSPAPIRTETSPLLPKPPSASSSSSEAVSEAGTETEESTLIAQPLSPARLYITLTSSYLGVFLGAVDASIIVTLSGPIASEFQSLSLLSWLAASYLIANAACQPLSGRLTDIFGRGPGLVFSNLMFGLGNLICGLAKNEQQIILGRVISGVGGGGLMSISTFLATDLVPLKKRGVVQGLGNIAYGTGAMLGGVFGGFINDTSSWGWRLAFLIQVPIIAVSGGLVAYLVRVPPKVSNKSLISRIDFLGAFFIVGFLVLTLLGLNAGGNLVRWTDPLVLTSIPLGVAMLFALVWWEGRVKQPIIPVKLLVERTVAAACITNFCSSMVMMMTMFYVPLYLQVLGYTPTQSAYRILASSVGVSFASVGSGLIMKQTGKYVGLGIIVLSVYTIAIALNTLLDQYTPPWIPFVSMTLHGAGYGAMLTVTLLGCIAAVEHSQQAVITSATYAFRSVGTTLGITVASAVYQNILKAKLWERFGDLPGAAEEINRIRDDLGELGRLPEGWHDGVIASFMEAFRGVWLTALGLAVIALISVSLMKQHKLHSTLTRQEE